In the Triticum dicoccoides isolate Atlit2015 ecotype Zavitan unplaced genomic scaffold, WEW_v2.0 scaffold115239, whole genome shotgun sequence genome, agggtctatattgttttatgctattttaccttaagggtgtttaggtcctacctgatactgatgatcatgtgctaagaacaattatgtagggttgggttcgatgactatgaggatgatgatcgtatgacttattattaataacgagtagaagttgtatatgatgatgcatgattagtaggacttgttattataaatatatatatgatgatgtatgatgcaagcatgcatgagcatTTTATATCTGCGGgggtgcaatgaacatagcagcagcgttgataaaccaaggacgaagatataagagaggacacttctctctattagctagctataataacaacctaaaaataacccctaaagcagccactttttaaaaaaaattgacttttggtcccggttggagccaccaaccgggaccaaaggccccctgactggggtgggcgcacagggccacgtggaggcacattggtcccggttctggtttgaaccgggactaatggatggaggtattagtaacgacccattagtcccggttcatgaaccgggactaaaggcccttacgaaccgggactaatggatggttttctactagtggagactCTTGAGGGCATGGAAGCAGTCTTGTATGATGGTGGCACTCTCTGCTCTGAGTTATAATATCTAGTCGTGACTTAGACTTTTTGGATGTCTTGCAATTATGTATTGCTTCACAAATAATATACTTGCAATATATCATGTTACCGTGTTGCATTATGTTCATTCTGACCATATTAGTGCTTCAAGCTTCCATATTATTTACTTGTTGGTTTATTAAGATCCCATCATGAGAGAACATAGTTCCTAAACTTATGTTACTCATTTTGATCACTCTCATGCAATATTTATATTTTGATGATGGACGAATTTTTTGTGCATAAACAATGCTAATTTGTTAGTAAAATTTCTCTTTGTCGCTTCACTTTCTCAACCGAATTTCTTGGCGATAAGCAATAAGGTAAGCTTAGGGGGTGATGATACGTCTCAGATGTATCAACTTTTTCTGATCACTTTTGCTATAGTTGTGTCCTCTAGCTTACATGATTTCAATAAAACTAACTATTTTGATGTTATTTTCAGCAAAGTTTTCAAAGCTGTTGTTTTCTATGCACAAAAGGCCCCCCGAGAATCCCGGAAAATCATTTTTGGAAGTTGCACTGGAAAAGAGACACGGAACCTTGAAGACGTGCTAGGAGGTGGCATGCCCTAGCTCCTCGCGCATGCCGCGTCATGGGGGTGCATGAGGGTATGATAAAATATGTTGTGCAAGTTCTTATCGCGAGTGCATACAACTATACATGAAATACATGTTTATATAAAATGTTGAATGAGCGATATATTATCATCATCCTATGTTACTGCTACTATATATTTAATTCTACCCACTAGGCCCCAGGCAGCCCGGGTGGTGGCCTAGGGCTTGAGGCCCAatccttttgttttttttgaagttggcccaatccttttgttaaCTGTGGCTCCAGTGCTCAAAGGTTGCATGGGACCTAGCCCAATCCTGGCGACACTACTACATGCAACGTGCCATTATCCATCCTTATACATACATATGATAAATGTTTCTCTCTttcaaatactttgttcttgggaaCTTTTGGGTATTGCTACTTTTGTTACTCTACTGCAATCAAACAACCAACATTTCATCACATTTACTACTAATAAACTCTCTCAAGCAAGCACTTTGTTTCCAgacgtggttgaattgacaatgcaACCACTAAAGCTTATAAGTGTTTTTTTTGGCTCAcgttgtgtcgaataaataaatttggtttGTGATACATCACATCGAAGGTTACTGTTATCCTCTACACCTATTGGTTATCACAACGCCGCCATCTTGGGCGAGGACGTGCCACCAGTGGTTGGGTGTGCGCCATCGGCGAGGGGGCCACGATGGTGGACATAAGATGTGACGCCAGCGGAGCACACGGGAGTAGCTCGTGTACGCTATGGGGACCAGATAGGGTTGGAGTGGCGGCTGACGAGGAGGTGGTCGCCGCCGCCGGAGTGGCAGCTGGTGTGAGAGGGAATGGATGATATTGCGATGGAGTAACTAAAGAAAGTAAGAATCATTGGGCAAACTAAGAATAATGCACTATATTCGGTAAGTCAAGTATAAGCACTCACATGTAATAACAGTCTCCCTAACAAAATCAAAGTGCCTACACATGTATATAAGCTCATGCTGATGAATCGACTACTAATTAATCACTGTGCATATGTTTTCCCACGGTTGGATCGATTGCACGGTCAACATGACGGCGATCTTCCATTTAGTCCTGCGTTATTCGTCCTGTCAGGTTGTTTTGTCACCTCAACCCCGAACAGTAGAATTGTCCATGCAGCGACAGTAACGCAACTAAATTTAGTCTACTATTTTCTGATGGCACTGCATGCATCCGTCGGCGGTGGGTGGTTAGCTAACGGCGGTCTCCTGAGGAGCACGAGGAGCCGACCGTTGGATGGAGCAGCAGCTTAATCATTCGGCGTGCCGAGACCGGCCGGCGGCGTCGCCACGGCGGTCGGCGCCCGTGCGGGCCGCGACGGCCTTCGCCACGGCTTCCCTGACCACCTCCTCCTCCCACTTGGCACCGGACGCTGACTGCAACAACCGCATCAAGATATCCAGTTAAATTTTCCAGTCTATGCAGAATTTAAAAAGAGTGTGACGCGCGCGATATGCGTTACTACTTTTCATCATCATTGAATAGTAAAAATCTAGCTTGCTGGTGCGCTACGTTGGTCATTTTGGTCAACCGAGAGATTCCATATGACAAATCTCAGGTAACCTGGTACACACACTTAATACCTACCTAAGGTTAGCCTAGCTTACAGTTCACGTGTGCACGCACGCTTAGGGTTTCGGCCGGAGTGTGTGTGACACGTCCACTGGCCAAATTGAAATATATGAAGCCAACACGTGATCCAGTTACTGGATTGTACTACTTGCTAGTACAATTTTATATCATGCTCAGCTCAGTTGGTTGATTATGtatacaattttattttatttcgaaTGGAGTTCCCATCAAAATATCTAAGCATACTGTAAAgaaaagaataagaataagaagagtgTATTACTTTGAGCTGCATCGTCAGGAATGCTCCGGTGAGGCCGTTGCCGCCGTCGCCATCGCTGGTGCTCATGGCCACCAGGCTGACGTCGCCTTCCCCCATCTGGTCATTGAGGCACTGCAGCGTCCTGAGCACCACGTCCATCGTGTTGCCATGCGCCGGCCTCGCCGCTATCTTCACCGTGCAAACCTCACTCGTAGTCGTCCCATCTTCCCGATCCGCCGCCCCTCTGGTTATTTGGATTTCGACCTTCTCGGCGTCGTCTTCTTCGACCCGGCCGGCGGCGCGGGCACACTCGGCCAGCTGCGCCTGGagcgccttgttcttctcctcgagGTCGCAGACCTTGGACTTGAGGGAGTTCACGTACTCCCTGGCGGTGATCAGTATCGACGTCTTGTCCTTCTGTAAAGCGAGACAGATGATCATCATTAGCTAGTCAAAGAACGTGCTACTACCCTACCACTGCTCTCGGAGAAATTAATATGCATGCATTCAAATTATGTTTATGTGTACCTTGGAGCCGGGAGGAAGGACGGTCTTGAGAGCCTGGAAGCTGTCGTTGAGCTTCTCCCGGCGCTTGCGCTCGGAGATCATGTGCTGCAGCTGGTTCACCGACGAAAGCTCGGTCTCCGCCGACGCTTGCTGGAAGTGGTGCTGCTGGTGGCTGTACCTCATCGCCGTTTGCATCTTGACCAGGACGGACATGGATTTCTTGAACATCTTCTGCCCGCAtgacggcttcggcctccgcctcgCGCCGAGGTGCCGCGCGTAGCGGCTGAACGCGCTTGCCGGCACCACGCCAGGCTCCATTGCGGCCGTGTCGTGGAAGTTCAGGACGTACTGGTGGTAGTCATCGTCACATGGGAGCACCAGCGGCGGTACATGCGAGGAGACCTCCGGTAACTGCAGGCCGGCGGCGGGCATCGTGAGGGCGTGCGCCGAGGAGTTCTCCGGGCTGCAAGAGAGCGAGGCGGAATGgaacgaggaggaggtggaggacgatgaGGGGAAGCTGCAGCCTCCGGCGTggtgcgaggggaggaaatcgAATTCGTCTAGGACGGACTGCTGCATGCCCACGGCGGCTCCGTCGCCGGCAGCGACGATGTAGGCAGCTGGCTCGTCCTCCATGTTCATCTGCATGCTGATCTGCACGTGCGATATTATCATCAGAAACAGTCAAAGGTGCACAATCGCACGTATGCATATCAATCAATCAATGGATGCTTGCCTGGTTGAGGTGGTGCTGAATCTGGGTGCGCTCCTCCTCCGTGCTGCTCTGCAGCCCTTCAGGGACGACGCAGCTGCATATAAAGAGATCCATCAGACAGATATCCCAGTGGCTAGTAATTGTCTATGGCACCTAAGTAACTTGAACCGAAGCTAAACATGGATTATTCCAACAAATTTGCACCAGTGATGCTAATTAATCAAAGGATCGCCGTCAGATCCATCAACTTTTTTCGAAAAGGAGAATAATCCCGGGCCTCTGCATCAAACGATGCACACAGCCATCAAAGAGATCCGTCAACTGGCAGATCGATATCTGTGCGCGATGAACCGAAACCGATCGAGGTAGGGCGCATAATGCACACACACCTGGCGGCGTAACCGCACATGAAGCCGCTATtaccggcggcggcgccgccgttgGCGCCATAGCCATGGATCCAGCTGCTGCTATCCATGGCGGCCGGGCGACCAGGTGATGCTCGATCACTTCGATCTAGACACCGTAGGTTCGGTCGAGTCTCGCTCAGGTCATCAATGGAAATGGGACCGTGCGTATATATGTGCACGTGTAGATATATAGCTTAGTGGCAAGCCGTCCACGAGGAAGCTAATGTGTGGGGGTTCCCATGGGGGATGCATGCGAACGTGCATATATAGCTGGGGGGCCGTCCGGAGCAATGGCGCGATCATGACAGGCGGCTTGGAGGGAAGAGGGGAGGGGGGCACGTGCGACGGCAACCGAAGCTAGCCATagccttcttttcttttcttttcttttttgagaatCAGCTATGGGTGGTTGATGATGTCGACGAACTATAAATCTACACGATGATGAGAGAGACCTGGCTGATGGAGGACTTTGGGAAGTCCACGGTCCATTCAGTTGGCCGGAAATATGACACCTTTCGATCGACGAACAAGGCGTGGGACCGGACGGGGCTTAATAAAGATGATATATGTGCATGGAACTTAAACCTTTTGAACACCTTTTGGTTTGGACCGGTATATACACAGCACATGGGGTACCTTCTTAGTTACTTCAGCATGGCTGTGTATAGTCTTCAGAGAAAAGAGGGAAAGACATGGTTGTATGCATGTGAGTAGCTTAAGGCATCTCTAACCGACCCCCTATATCTGTTAAGAGGAGTGAAAATTCGGTTTTACTTCTTTAACCGGAAGCTAGCCGAACCCCTAAAACCAATAGTGGAGCAAAAAAAATAATTCCTCCACCGCTTATTCCGCGCCTATATTTACTCCACCGTTCGGTGGCGGGAGTAAAAAATCTCGCCCTCCTTTGCCTCTCCTACTCCTTAATTCCCGCCTCTGGCGCTGCATCCCGCTGCCCCTATATATGGCCAGATCCCATGGCCGCCGCCCATCCGCAGCGCGGATCCCCAGCACCACGAGGGTGGATTCTTGTCCACAATCGTCGCCGCCCCACCGATGCGCCCCCCTCCCGCCGGCTCTCCGACTTCCCCATCCTCCCTCTGCCGCGACAGCCGCAGAGGAAGAGCCTGGGCGTCCGCCAGTAGCCGTGGGGGACGTGAGTGGAGGAGATAACCGACCACGACACCCACACCAATAAGTGGCTCGGCTCCTTCCACACGTTGGAGCTCACCGCCCTCGAGTACGGCCGGTGACAGGTCTGGTTGCACGGCGCGGCAGCGCACCTCAACTTGCCGTGGGGGACGGTGCCCGTCGAGCTCGACCCGCCACCGCAGGGGGTGTTGAGTGCGATGATGGCTAGGGAGGACCGGGAGGCAAGGGAGCGCATCGCAATGGAGGCCGCCGACGAGGAGTATATGGTGGACCTCCTCCTCCAGTACCTCGAGCTGGTGGAAGCGAAGCGGACGATCTTTTCGGAGCGCATGGTCAACCGGGAGGTCATCGTCCTCTCCGGCGACAAGGAGCACGGCGACGACAACAGAGGCAAGGACGAGGAGGAGTTCAATGTTGAAGAATGGTGGCATGTCTTCACCGACTACGGTGACGACAGCATAGGCCTGGACCCCATGGGCAGTGGAATCTCGCGGGTGGATTGGCTCGCCCTCTATAAGGGTGACGATGATATTTAGTTTTAGTTTAAATTCATGTTTAGTTTTAAGTTCAAGTTCATGTTTAGGTTTAAATCTAATGATTATGTACATTATGTGTTGAATTTCGGTTGTCTAAATCGAATCTATGTTGAACTTATGAAAATTGCTTTTTACTCCGTTAAATTTAGAAGTTCGGCTAGGTTTGATCAAAATTTAGTGAAGTAAAAATCATCTACTAAAGTTTACTCCGCCGATTTGCTGCCCTCTTTTGAGGAGATCGGTTAGAGTTGGCCTTAGTCACTTGTGGTGAACAAGAAAATCTTCTTTGTTACTTCCTTTTGTGTTGACTTCTTTAGTTACTTCCACACAATTGTATATGGCGTGGATATCAAATCTTGCCGTTCATCTTTTTCAGAGGCATTTCAGATAATTCATTCAGTAATTGATTCATGTTAGGAAAATCCttagctactactccctccgttcgtaaaTATTTGTCGTGgttttattttggaacggagggagcactaccagcagcttgcGGCTGACAAAAGGAAAAACAGCCAACATTCACTAAAAGCATCCCCCAAACAAACTCTAATCTTCTTCCCGGATTTGGTGACTACAATCAAGCCTGCCCTCCCATGTATCGTGGTCCACTGACTGGGATGATACTCAATGTATGTTAGTGTGTCGGCTCGTGGTACATACTGAGTGGAGTTTTCTGAAGAAGGCGTTTTCCTTGGTATGCGGTACAAAATGACCAAGACCAACTCCAATCAATTCATCGATGATAAACAATTACCATGGTTAATTACCTACTGTTTGACCCGCTTGGGTCTACATGGGAGGAGGCATAGCCTGATTTGCATTGGCAAATGAGAATGCTCTCATTCACGATTTGCATTAGATAGTAGCGCTAATGAAAAATAATAATGCATTACAATATTAAGCTGACATGATATATCAAAGTCACTTATCCTCTTTTTTTCGGGGTAAAAGTCACTTAACCTCTTTGGAAACATTGAAGTAAATACATATATCGAAGTGTGGCGAGCCAGAAAGAATGCAGTACGAGGACTATTGGATACTAATGATGTTTGGCAAACTAATAAGAACGTGATGTTGGATATGGCCCGTAACCATTTTATGCAATTATTTACAGCTGATCCGAACATCAACCCAGAAGAGGTAGTGAATCTTTTCCAAGCTAAAATAACGGATGATATGAATACTACTCTTTGTGCTCCATTCACAGATAAGGAAATAGGTGATGCGTTGTTCCAGATTGGGCCACTAAAAGCCCCGGGTCCAGGCGGATTTCCAGCTCGATTTTTTCAGCGTAACTGGGCTTTAATGAAAGAGGATGTAATGGCGGCTGTCAGGTTGTTCTTTGAGACTGGACACATGCCGGATGAGGTAAACTCAACTACTATT is a window encoding:
- the LOC119343089 gene encoding putative transcription factor bHLH041 produces the protein MDSSSWIHGYGANGGAAAGNSGFMCGYAASCVVPEGLQSSTEEERTQIQHHLNQISMQMNMEDEPAAYIVAAGDGAAVGMQQSVLDEFDFLPSHHAGGCSFPSSSSTSSSFHSASLSCSPENSSAHALTMPAAGLQLPEVSSHVPPLVLPCDDDYHQYVLNFHDTAAMEPGVVPASAFSRYARHLGARRRPKPSCGQKMFKKSMSVLVKMQTAMRYSHQQHHFQQASAETELSSVNQLQHMISERKRREKLNDSFQALKTVLPPGSKKDKTSILITAREYVNSLKSKVCDLEEKNKALQAQLAECARAAGRVEEDDAEKVEIQITRGAADREDGTTTSEVCTVKIAARPAHGNTMDVVLRTLQCLNDQMGEGDVSLVAMSTSDGDGGNGLTGAFLTMQLKSASGAKWEEEVVREAVAKAVAARTGADRRGDAAGRSRHAE